In one window of Rhodanobacter sp. FDAARGOS 1247 DNA:
- a CDS encoding DUF3014 domain-containing protein: MGKQQASTGSWIGAVVVVLAIVAGGIYMARKAMHPGAPEPTTPAASASAGTAPASTPIQHPIEQAQAGPAAASTAALPALDDSDAGVASALAALAGGSDLSSLLVSQQLITRIVTTIDALPRHDGLGTFTLPVHVPKGAFAVDEVDGATVIGAGNSARYAPYMQVVDATDPQALVAWYVHAYPLFQQAYRQLGYPKGYFNDRLIVVIDDLLAAPEPAQPPAVVRSKTFYVHADPALESLSTGQKLLLRVGSANEARIKAKLRAIRAGLIGQHLPATPAAVGGRQP; encoded by the coding sequence GTGGGCAAGCAACAAGCATCGACAGGCAGCTGGATCGGGGCGGTGGTCGTGGTCCTGGCCATCGTGGCGGGAGGCATCTATATGGCGCGCAAGGCCATGCACCCGGGCGCACCGGAACCGACCACGCCGGCCGCTTCGGCGTCGGCCGGAACTGCTCCGGCCAGCACGCCGATCCAGCATCCGATCGAACAGGCACAGGCCGGTCCGGCAGCCGCCTCGACCGCCGCGCTGCCCGCACTGGATGACAGCGATGCCGGCGTGGCTTCGGCACTGGCTGCACTGGCCGGCGGCAGCGACCTGTCGTCGCTGCTGGTGAGCCAGCAACTGATCACCCGCATCGTGACCACCATCGACGCGCTGCCCCGGCACGACGGGCTGGGTACGTTCACGCTGCCGGTGCATGTGCCCAAAGGCGCGTTTGCGGTCGACGAGGTCGACGGCGCGACGGTGATCGGCGCCGGCAACAGCGCCCGCTACGCGCCCTACATGCAGGTCGTGGACGCGACCGACCCGCAGGCGCTGGTGGCCTGGTACGTGCATGCCTATCCGCTGTTCCAGCAGGCCTACCGGCAGCTGGGCTATCCGAAGGGCTATTTCAACGATCGCCTGATCGTGGTGATCGACGACCTGCTGGCGGCGCCGGAACCGGCCCAACCGCCCGCGGTGGTGCGCTCGAAGACGTTCTACGTCCATGCCGATCCCGCACTGGAGTCGCTCTCGACCGGACAGAAGCTGCTGCTGCGCGTCGGCTCCGCCAACGAGGCCAGGATCAAGGCGAAACTGCGTGCGATCCGCGCCGGGCTGATCGGGCAGCATTTGCCGGCCACGCCGGCGGCGGTCGGCGGAAGGCAACCATGA
- a CDS encoding zinc ribbon domain-containing protein YjdM, with amino-acid sequence MSDIPACPSCAMENTYPDGDNYICADCGHEWPIASGNGEGGDALVVRDVNGNVLNSGDTVTVIKDLKVKGSSIPLKQGTVIRNIRLVDGDDEHIEGSSDKIKGLVLKVCFLKKA; translated from the coding sequence GTGTCCGATATTCCCGCCTGTCCGTCCTGCGCGATGGAGAACACCTATCCCGACGGCGACAACTACATCTGTGCCGATTGCGGCCACGAGTGGCCGATCGCGTCGGGTAACGGGGAGGGTGGCGATGCGCTGGTGGTGCGCGACGTCAACGGCAACGTGCTCAACAGCGGCGACACCGTGACGGTGATCAAGGATCTCAAGGTGAAGGGTTCATCGATCCCGCTGAAGCAGGGCACGGTGATCCGCAACATCCGTCTGGTCGATGGCGACGACGAGCACATCGAAGGCAGCTCGGACAAGATCAAGGGACTGGTGCTGAAGGTGTGCTTCCTGAAGAAGGCCTGA
- a CDS encoding MarR family winged helix-turn-helix transcriptional regulator — MKAARTTTKPAANAVPRLDAQLCFALYSAGLAMNKVYRKLLKALDITYPQYLVMMVLWEDESLSVSEIGERLFLDSATLTPLLKRLESAGLVTRLRSRDDERHVVISLTARGKALQGKAGKVQESIFCATRCAPEQLIHLKQELQDLRRKLSTED, encoded by the coding sequence ATGAAAGCCGCCCGCACCACCACGAAGCCTGCCGCCAACGCCGTACCCCGGCTGGATGCGCAATTGTGCTTTGCGCTCTATTCGGCCGGGCTGGCCATGAACAAGGTGTATCGCAAGCTGCTCAAGGCGCTCGACATCACCTATCCGCAGTACCTGGTGATGATGGTGCTGTGGGAGGACGAAAGCCTCAGCGTGTCGGAAATCGGTGAACGCCTGTTCCTCGACTCCGCCACCCTGACCCCGCTGCTCAAGCGGCTCGAATCCGCCGGCCTGGTGACGCGGCTGCGCTCGCGCGATGACGAACGCCACGTGGTGATCTCGCTGACCGCCCGGGGCAAGGCGCTGCAGGGCAAGGCCGGCAAGGTGCAGGAATCGATCTTCTGCGCCACCCGCTGCGCACCGGAGCAGCTGATCCATCTCAAGCAGGAGTTGCAGGACCTGCGCCGCAAGCTGTCCACCGAGGACTGA
- a CDS encoding HD-GYP domain-containing protein, whose translation MAFEIEEQRMDVHALRLGMYVCRLDRPWEETSFPLQGVGLASPEDLAAVRAVCEYVYIDLRRQVPIAPRPALTRTSLSGTRFKDTVQYADRTPVEEEAPRAHAALDNAGEMVDRIYEDIASGRELSVERVEQAVRPLVASVLRSADAFFLVEGLRRHDNYSYSHSIGCSALAAAFGRHMGFAEETILSLAAGGLLMDVGKTRVPESLLRYPGSLSPAEVDVVRSHVAAGLAIVSESDITDQDVLDILRSHHERHDGSGYPDGLAGNMIPITGRMLGIIDTYDAMISPRPYRPAISRHHALRQIYATRNTLFQAEMIERFQVCLGVYPTGSLVELSTGEVAVVMAQNQVRRLRPKVVVLTRPNKQPLEDFHQVDLMQQGHDAAVDIVRSLVAGDYGIDAAGLFLK comes from the coding sequence GTGGCCTTTGAGATCGAAGAACAGCGCATGGACGTCCACGCCCTCCGGCTTGGCATGTACGTGTGCCGGCTCGACCGGCCGTGGGAAGAAACCTCTTTTCCCCTGCAGGGAGTGGGGTTGGCCAGCCCCGAGGATCTCGCCGCCGTCCGCGCGGTTTGCGAATACGTCTACATCGACCTTCGCCGCCAGGTGCCGATAGCGCCGCGACCGGCACTGACCCGCACCAGCCTCTCGGGGACCCGCTTCAAGGACACCGTCCAGTACGCCGACAGGACTCCGGTCGAGGAGGAAGCGCCGCGGGCGCACGCCGCGCTGGACAACGCCGGCGAGATGGTCGACCGGATCTACGAAGACATCGCCAGCGGCCGCGAGCTCTCGGTGGAGCGCGTGGAGCAGGCAGTGCGACCGCTGGTGGCCAGCGTGCTGCGCAGCGCCGATGCATTTTTCCTGGTCGAGGGCTTGCGCCGGCATGACAACTATTCGTACAGCCATTCGATCGGTTGCAGCGCGCTTGCCGCCGCGTTCGGACGGCACATGGGCTTCGCCGAGGAAACCATTCTCAGCCTGGCCGCCGGCGGCCTGCTGATGGACGTGGGCAAGACCCGCGTTCCCGAAAGCCTGTTGCGCTACCCCGGCTCGCTCTCGCCCGCCGAAGTGGACGTGGTGCGCTCGCACGTCGCGGCCGGGCTGGCGATCGTCTCCGAGTCGGACATCACCGACCAGGACGTGCTCGACATCCTGCGCAGCCATCACGAGCGCCATGATGGCAGCGGCTATCCCGACGGCCTGGCCGGCAACATGATCCCGATCACCGGACGCATGCTCGGCATCATCGACACCTACGACGCGATGATCAGTCCGCGCCCCTATCGTCCGGCCATTTCCCGCCACCATGCGCTGCGGCAGATCTACGCCACCCGCAACACGCTGTTCCAGGCCGAGATGATCGAGCGCTTCCAGGTCTGCCTCGGCGTCTACCCGACCGGGTCGCTGGTGGAGCTGAGCACCGGCGAGGTCGCCGTGGTGATGGCGCAGAACCAGGTGCGCCGGCTGCGCCCCAAGGTCGTCGTGCTGACCCGGCCGAACAAGCAGCCGCTGGAGGATTTCCATCAGGTCGACCTGATGCAGCAGGGCCATGACGCCGCGGTGGACATCGTGCGCAGCCTGGTCGCCGGCGACTATGGCATCGACGCCGCCGGCCTGTTCCTGAAATGA
- a CDS encoding PepSY domain-containing protein, which translates to MSPAHRLLRTFRSIHLHLGVFTAPMLLFLAITGGLQVFGLHESSRGSSYAPPAWLASAAQLHKKQTLEMPQRRRPPATAAGNTAQPTPVAQPRVRDEAARPAKKNLWPMKVFFALVALGLLVSVSSGLYMAWRFTRRPAVFGAVLGAGVVVPLLLLLF; encoded by the coding sequence ATGTCGCCTGCTCACCGACTCCTGCGTACCTTCCGTTCGATCCATCTGCATCTGGGCGTGTTCACCGCGCCGATGCTGCTGTTTCTCGCCATCACGGGCGGGCTGCAGGTGTTCGGCCTGCACGAGAGCTCGCGCGGCAGCAGTTACGCGCCACCGGCATGGCTGGCCAGTGCGGCGCAACTGCACAAGAAGCAGACCCTGGAAATGCCGCAGCGGCGGCGTCCCCCGGCCACGGCAGCCGGCAACACGGCGCAACCGACGCCGGTCGCGCAACCGCGGGTGCGCGACGAGGCGGCTCGGCCAGCGAAGAAGAACCTGTGGCCGATGAAGGTGTTCTTTGCGCTGGTCGCCCTGGGCCTGCTGGTGTCGGTGTCGAGCGGGCTGTACATGGCGTGGCGCTTCACCCGCCGCCCCGCGGTATTCGGTGCGGTGCTCGGCGCCGGAGTCGTGGTGCCGTTGTTGCTGCTGTTGTTCTGA
- a CDS encoding VOC family protein, with the protein MTSHQVLATVAVSDFAASSAWYARLFGRGPDDTPNASCAEWQIARRTRIQLLSRNELTEAPCHAGATSVGIMVEDLDEILHDLQDRHIDVPAPQLATHFVRFAPVCDPDGNMVTFVESATS; encoded by the coding sequence ATGACTTCCCACCAGGTTCTCGCCACTGTTGCCGTGAGCGATTTCGCTGCATCCAGCGCCTGGTATGCCCGCCTGTTCGGACGGGGCCCGGACGACACACCCAATGCATCCTGCGCCGAGTGGCAGATCGCCAGGCGCACGCGCATCCAGCTGCTGTCGAGGAACGAGCTGACCGAAGCGCCCTGCCACGCCGGCGCAACGTCGGTCGGCATCATGGTCGAGGACCTGGACGAAATCCTGCATGACCTGCAGGATCGCCACATCGACGTGCCCGCCCCGCAACTGGCCACGCACTTCGTGCGTTTCGCGCCGGTGTGCGATCCGGACGGCAACATGGTCACCTTCGTCGAATCGGCGACGTCCTGA
- a CDS encoding bifunctional diguanylate cyclase/phosphodiesterase, protein MLNRDALFAAIEEQIAACAETGGRFAVLMLRARGLRQIALRFGYAQGEHAGEVAHELIVRSLRPADRVFRAGDDSYAVLLPDMLSRNHVLLASARLSQAFEQPLHGVESPWQLRAVMGIALYPEHGQDADLLCRRAAMALDEAQRRRESCQIYQPHDTQVEIFYEELRDAIEANRLQVYFQPVCELQARRLVAVESLARWTSPRHGAVSPASFVPFSEQSDLISMLTRWSINATLRHAAPLCAKGGLDFAINLSPQAFSRPGMVEQFRGALDIWGVAPTSVIAEVTETALAADLESSVQVLRRLRDMGVRIAIDDFGTGYASISYLRRFPATELKIDQSLIGSMQDDPHTTRLVSAIINMAHHLDLATIAEGIENQATEDLLAGMGCDFGQGYHLGMPEAAADFVQRFQASPPD, encoded by the coding sequence ATGCTGAATCGGGATGCCCTGTTTGCCGCGATCGAGGAACAGATCGCCGCCTGCGCCGAAACGGGCGGGCGTTTCGCCGTGCTGATGCTGCGTGCCCGCGGCTTGCGCCAGATCGCGTTGCGCTTCGGTTACGCGCAGGGCGAGCACGCCGGCGAGGTCGCCCATGAACTGATCGTGCGGTCGCTGCGCCCCGCCGACCGGGTCTTCCGCGCCGGCGACGACAGCTACGCCGTGCTGTTGCCCGACATGCTGAGCCGCAACCACGTGCTGCTGGCCAGCGCGCGACTCAGCCAGGCCTTCGAGCAGCCGCTGCACGGCGTGGAATCGCCGTGGCAGTTGCGCGCGGTGATGGGCATCGCGCTCTACCCCGAACACGGGCAGGACGCGGACCTGCTGTGCCGCCGCGCCGCGATGGCGCTGGACGAAGCGCAGCGCCGACGCGAGTCCTGCCAGATCTACCAGCCGCACGACACCCAGGTGGAGATTTTCTACGAGGAACTGCGCGACGCCATCGAGGCAAACCGGCTGCAGGTGTATTTCCAGCCGGTATGCGAACTGCAGGCACGACGCCTAGTGGCCGTCGAATCGCTGGCACGCTGGACCAGCCCCCGCCACGGCGCGGTGTCGCCGGCCAGCTTCGTGCCGTTTTCCGAACAGAGCGACCTGATCTCGATGCTGACCCGCTGGAGCATCAACGCCACCCTGCGCCACGCCGCGCCGCTGTGCGCGAAGGGTGGACTGGACTTTGCCATCAACCTCTCGCCGCAGGCCTTCTCGCGGCCCGGCATGGTCGAGCAGTTCCGGGGCGCACTCGACATCTGGGGCGTGGCGCCCACCTCGGTGATCGCGGAAGTCACCGAGACCGCGCTGGCCGCGGACCTGGAGTCCAGCGTGCAGGTGCTGCGCCGGCTGCGTGACATGGGCGTGCGCATCGCCATCGACGATTTCGGCACCGGCTACGCCTCGATCTCCTACCTGCGCCGCTTCCCCGCCACCGAACTGAAGATCGACCAGTCACTGATCGGCTCCATGCAGGACGATCCGCACACGACCCGACTGGTCAGCGCGATCATCAACATGGCCCACCACCTCGACCTCGCCACGATTGCCGAAGGCATCGAGAACCAGGCCACCGAGGACCTGCTGGCCGGCATGGGCTGCGATTTTGGCCAGGGCTACCATCTCGGCATGCCGGAAGCGGCAGCCGATTTCGTGCAGCGCTTCCAGGCCTCGCCCCCGGACTGA
- a CDS encoding organic hydroperoxide resistance protein: MSIEKVLYRSKATATGGRDGRATSSDNVLDVKLTTPKELGGAGGDGTNPEQLFAAGYSACFLGAMKFVAGQQKLQLPADTRVTGQVGIGPIPTGFGIEVELTITIPGMPRAEAEALVQKAHIVCPYSNATRNNIDVTLTIA, from the coding sequence ATGTCCATCGAAAAAGTCCTGTATCGCTCCAAGGCCACCGCCACCGGCGGTCGCGACGGCCGCGCCACCTCCTCCGACAACGTGCTCGACGTCAAGCTGACCACCCCGAAGGAACTGGGTGGAGCCGGGGGTGACGGCACCAATCCGGAACAGTTGTTCGCCGCCGGCTACTCGGCCTGCTTCCTGGGCGCGATGAAGTTCGTGGCTGGCCAGCAGAAGCTGCAGCTGCCAGCCGACACCCGGGTCACCGGCCAGGTCGGCATCGGCCCGATTCCCACCGGCTTCGGCATTGAGGTCGAGCTGACCATCACGATCCCCGGCATGCCGCGCGCCGAGGCCGAGGCATTGGTGCAGAAGGCGCATATCGTCTGCCCCTACTCGAACGCCACCCGCAACAACATCGACGTGACGCTGACCATCGCCTGA
- a CDS encoding nuclear transport factor 2 family protein: MDFRISRFATLAVAASVALGGASVHAGETYSAAQREALGAVDALFVAMARHDVEASRRLILPGANFVVLLPDGKLRIEADTGYLDTLSKRKEAFLERIWDAQVTVQGNLAQVWAPYDFHLDGKLSHCGIDSFSLARTADGWRIAGISYTVQKVGCAPSPLGAVHPQ; this comes from the coding sequence ATGGACTTCCGGATCAGCAGGTTCGCGACACTCGCGGTTGCCGCCTCCGTGGCGCTGGGTGGAGCCAGTGTCCACGCCGGGGAAACGTACAGCGCGGCCCAGCGCGAGGCCCTGGGCGCGGTCGATGCGCTGTTTGTGGCCATGGCCCGGCATGACGTGGAAGCTTCGCGCCGGCTGATCCTGCCCGGTGCCAACTTCGTGGTGCTGCTGCCCGACGGCAAGCTGCGGATCGAGGCCGATACCGGTTATCTCGACACGCTGTCCAAGCGCAAGGAAGCCTTCCTCGAGCGCATCTGGGATGCGCAGGTCACCGTGCAGGGGAATCTTGCCCAGGTCTGGGCGCCGTACGACTTCCATCTGGATGGCAAGCTGTCCCATTGCGGCATCGACAGTTTCAGCCTGGCGCGAACCGCCGATGGCTGGCGCATCGCCGGCATCAGCTACACGGTGCAGAAGGTCGGTTGCGCGCCGAGCCCGCTGGGTGCCGTGCACCCGCAATGA
- the thpR gene encoding RNA 2',3'-cyclic phosphodiesterase: MPADHPQLDLLGAVDARPAEVHRLFLALLPDAATRTRLAQVAASLKADHPGLRARWVNPARYHATLHFLGDHPMLRQDLVDAAMAAAGRLVGVPAFEWALDHATSFRGRQPPCVLRSIHVPEPLQQLWQDLRHALVLAGQGRHVERSFTPHVTLAYGQGMLPETALVESLVWPVTRVGLIHSVMGQQDYQVLADWSLR; encoded by the coding sequence GTGCCCGCTGATCATCCGCAGCTCGACCTGCTTGGTGCTGTCGATGCGCGTCCTGCCGAAGTCCACCGGCTGTTCCTGGCGCTGCTGCCGGACGCCGCGACCCGCACGCGCCTGGCGCAGGTCGCGGCATCCCTCAAGGCCGACCATCCCGGCCTGCGCGCACGCTGGGTGAATCCGGCGCGCTACCACGCCACGCTGCATTTCCTGGGCGACCACCCGATGCTGCGGCAGGACCTGGTCGATGCCGCCATGGCGGCGGCAGGCCGGCTCGTCGGCGTGCCCGCGTTCGAATGGGCGCTCGATCACGCCACCAGCTTCCGCGGCCGGCAGCCGCCCTGCGTCCTGCGCAGCATCCACGTGCCCGAGCCGTTGCAGCAGTTGTGGCAGGACTTGCGCCACGCCCTCGTCCTGGCCGGGCAGGGGCGGCACGTCGAGCGCAGCTTCACGCCGCACGTCACGCTCGCCTATGGCCAGGGCATGCTGCCGGAAACGGCACTGGTCGAGTCGTTGGTCTGGCCGGTCACCCGGGTCGGGCTGATCCACAGCGTCATGGGCCAGCAGGACTATCAGGTGCTGGCGGACTGGTCGCTGCGTTAG
- a CDS encoding ABC transporter permease — translation MNIYAIRAIYLFEMARTWRTLLQSIVSPVISTSLYFVVFGAAIGSHMNGIDGVSYGAFIVPGLIMLSLLTQSISNASFGIYFPKFVGTIYEILSAPVSAFEIVAGYVGAAASKSIILGLIILVTARLFVPFQIEHPLWMLAFLLLTALTFSLFGFIIGIWADNFEKLQLVPLLIVTPLTFLGGSFYSIHMLPPFWQKVTLFNPVVYLISGFRWSFYGVSDVSVGVSVGMTLVFLAICLAAVWWIFRSGYRLKA, via the coding sequence ATGAACATCTACGCCATCCGTGCGATCTACCTGTTCGAAATGGCGCGTACCTGGCGCACGCTGCTGCAGAGCATCGTCTCGCCGGTGATCTCCACCTCGCTGTACTTCGTGGTGTTCGGCGCGGCGATCGGCTCGCACATGAACGGGATCGACGGGGTCAGCTACGGGGCCTTCATTGTGCCGGGACTGATCATGCTGTCGCTGCTGACGCAGAGCATCTCGAACGCCTCGTTCGGCATCTACTTCCCGAAGTTCGTGGGCACGATCTACGAGATCCTGTCGGCGCCGGTGTCCGCGTTCGAGATCGTGGCCGGTTATGTGGGCGCGGCAGCGAGCAAGTCAATCATCCTCGGGCTGATCATCCTGGTCACCGCGCGGCTGTTCGTGCCGTTCCAGATCGAACATCCGCTGTGGATGCTGGCGTTCCTGCTGCTCACCGCGCTCACCTTCAGCCTGTTCGGCTTCATCATCGGCATCTGGGCGGACAATTTCGAGAAGCTGCAACTGGTGCCGCTGCTGATCGTGACGCCGCTGACCTTCCTCGGCGGCAGCTTCTACTCGATCCACATGCTGCCGCCGTTCTGGCAGAAGGTCACCCTGTTCAATCCGGTGGTCTACCTGATCAGCGGTTTCCGCTGGAGCTTCTACGGCGTGTCCGACGTGAGCGTGGGTGTCAGCGTGGGCATGACCCTGGTGTTTCTCGCGATCTGTCTGGCCGCGGTGTGGTGGATCTTCCGCAGCGGCTACCGGCTGAAGGCCTGA
- a CDS encoding FAD-binding oxidoreductase, which produces MDLKSGYPFWAISNGLMHAFPPLRQDTRCDVVVIGGGITGALIAHELVAAGHDVVVVEQRDIGWGSSAASTALLQYEIDTPMSELARRYGEADAVLAYTACAEAIPRLGTLAREVRDVGFAKMHSLYYASRRRDVPAMQDELALRRKHGLAVEWLSTDALRGDYGIEAPGAILSRLAARMDPYRMANRLFARLERRGTAVFDRSTIHSIEAGSQGVTLRSSDGIRLRAKHVVVAAGYASQQWLKTPVARNRSSYAFVTDPLDPDALHGLADTMAWETARPYLYLRSTADHRLLVGGEDDAIDVPALRDARVDRKARKLVGKVARAIPGLRLTPTFAWGGTFAETDDGLPFFGPHAQYGPRVHFAMAYGGNGITYSMLGAELIRALIERRRHRLASLFSFARLERKP; this is translated from the coding sequence ATGGATCTCAAAAGCGGCTATCCGTTCTGGGCGATCAGCAACGGCCTGATGCATGCGTTCCCACCGTTGCGGCAGGACACGCGCTGCGACGTGGTAGTGATCGGCGGCGGCATCACCGGCGCCCTGATCGCCCATGAACTGGTCGCGGCGGGACACGACGTTGTCGTGGTGGAACAGCGCGACATTGGCTGGGGCAGTTCCGCGGCAAGCACGGCACTGTTGCAGTACGAAATCGACACGCCGATGAGCGAGCTGGCGCGGCGTTACGGCGAGGCCGATGCGGTACTTGCCTACACCGCCTGCGCCGAGGCGATCCCGCGCCTGGGCACGCTGGCCCGTGAGGTGCGCGACGTCGGCTTCGCGAAGATGCACAGCCTCTACTACGCCAGCCGCCGCCGCGATGTCCCGGCGATGCAGGACGAACTCGCGCTGCGTCGCAAGCACGGCCTGGCCGTGGAATGGTTGTCGACCGACGCGCTCCGTGGCGACTACGGCATCGAGGCGCCAGGCGCGATCCTCAGCCGGCTGGCCGCCCGCATGGACCCGTACCGGATGGCCAACCGGCTGTTCGCCCGGCTCGAACGCCGCGGCACGGCCGTGTTCGATCGCAGCACGATCCATTCCATCGAAGCGGGCAGCCAGGGAGTCACCCTGCGCAGCAGCGACGGCATCCGCCTGCGCGCGAAACACGTGGTGGTCGCCGCCGGCTACGCCAGCCAGCAATGGTTGAAGACACCGGTGGCACGAAACCGCAGCAGCTACGCCTTCGTCACCGATCCGCTCGATCCGGACGCGTTGCATGGCCTCGCCGACACCATGGCCTGGGAAACCGCCCGCCCCTACCTGTATCTGCGCAGCACCGCCGACCACCGCCTGCTGGTCGGCGGCGAAGATGACGCTATCGACGTGCCGGCCCTGCGCGATGCACGGGTCGACCGCAAGGCGCGCAAACTAGTGGGCAAGGTGGCCAGGGCCATTCCCGGCCTCCGGCTGACCCCCACCTTCGCCTGGGGCGGCACCTTCGCCGAAACCGATGACGGCCTGCCGTTCTTCGGGCCGCATGCGCAATACGGGCCGCGCGTGCATTTCGCGATGGCCTATGGCGGCAATGGCATCACTTACAGCATGCTGGGCGCGGAGCTGATCCGCGCACTGATCGAACGGCGCAGGCACCGGTTGGCATCGCTTTTCTCGTTCGCCCGGCTGGAGCGCAAGCCATGA
- a CDS encoding lipocalin family protein — protein sequence MPFLLLFLASLAFAAPVAAATLPNEPVRSLDLNHYAGQWHEIARLPMYFERKCLDGVTAKYTPNADGTVRVDNTCRTRKGRMSVTGVARIKDGQPGALEVRFAPGWLSWLPVTWADYWVIEVDPDYQWAVIGSPGRKHLWILARKASMDHALFRTLKEHSRQRGYDVDQLMITAPLE from the coding sequence ATGCCCTTCCTGCTTCTGTTTCTCGCATCGCTGGCCTTCGCCGCACCCGTCGCGGCGGCCACCTTGCCGAACGAGCCGGTGCGCTCGCTCGACCTCAACCACTACGCCGGCCAATGGCACGAGATCGCCCGGTTGCCGATGTATTTCGAGCGCAAGTGCCTGGACGGCGTGACCGCCAAGTACACGCCGAACGCCGACGGGACCGTGCGCGTGGACAACACCTGTCGCACCCGCAAGGGCCGGATGTCGGTCACCGGCGTGGCCCGGATCAAGGACGGCCAGCCCGGGGCGCTGGAGGTGCGCTTCGCCCCGGGCTGGCTGAGCTGGCTGCCGGTGACCTGGGCCGACTACTGGGTGATCGAGGTGGACCCGGACTACCAATGGGCGGTGATCGGCAGTCCCGGCCGGAAACATCTGTGGATCCTCGCCCGCAAGGCGTCGATGGACCATGCGCTGTTCCGGACGCTGAAGGAACACTCGCGCCAGCGCGGCTACGACGTCGACCAGCTGATGATCACCGCGCCGCTGGAGTGA
- a CDS encoding ABC transporter ATP-binding protein has product MPPIIAVKQLSKTYASGFKALNDINLEIRQGEIFALLGPNGAGKTTLISIICGIVNPGEGTVLADGHDVVRDYRAARSKIGLVPQELTTDAFETVWNTVSFSRGLFGRSANPAHIEKVLKELSLWNKKDSRLMTLSGGMKRRVMIAKALSHEPQILFLDEPTAGVDVELRRDMWAMVRALRDTGVTIILTTHYIDEAEEMADRIGVINKGELILVEDKAELMNKLGRRQLTLQLQSPLDSVPASLSGYALELSADGSQLVYTFDAQGEHTGIDVLLRRLGEAGIDFKDLKTSQSSLEDIFVNLVRERA; this is encoded by the coding sequence GTGCCGCCGATCATCGCCGTAAAGCAACTCAGCAAGACCTACGCCTCCGGTTTCAAGGCACTGAACGACATCAACCTGGAAATCCGTCAGGGCGAGATCTTCGCCCTGCTCGGACCCAACGGTGCCGGCAAGACCACCCTGATCAGCATCATCTGCGGCATCGTCAATCCCGGCGAGGGCACGGTGCTGGCCGATGGTCACGACGTGGTGCGCGACTATCGCGCGGCGCGCTCGAAGATCGGCCTGGTACCGCAGGAGCTGACCACCGACGCGTTCGAGACGGTATGGAACACGGTCAGCTTCAGCCGCGGCCTGTTCGGCAGGAGCGCGAACCCGGCGCACATCGAGAAGGTGCTGAAGGAGCTCTCGCTGTGGAACAAGAAGGACAGCCGGCTGATGACCCTGTCCGGCGGCATGAAGCGCCGCGTGATGATCGCCAAGGCGCTGTCGCACGAGCCGCAGATCCTGTTCCTGGACGAACCCACCGCCGGTGTCGACGTGGAGCTGCGCCGCGACATGTGGGCGATGGTGCGCGCGCTGCGCGACACCGGCGTCACCATCATCCTGACCACGCACTACATCGATGAGGCCGAGGAGATGGCCGACCGCATCGGGGTGATCAACAAGGGCGAGCTGATCCTGGTCGAGGACAAGGCCGAGCTGATGAACAAGCTCGGCCGCAGGCAGCTGACCCTGCAGTTGCAGAGCCCGCTGGACAGCGTGCCGGCCTCGCTGTCCGGCTATGCGCTGGAGCTGTCGGCCGACGGCAGCCAGCTGGTCTACACCTTCGACGCGCAAGGCGAGCACACCGGCATCGACGTGCTGCTGCGGCGGCTCGGCGAGGCGGGCATCGACTTCAAGGACCTCAAGACCAGCCAGAGTTCGCTGGAGGACATTTTCGTGAACCTGGTGAGGGAGCGCGCATGA